A portion of the Halobacillus ihumii genome contains these proteins:
- the rplS gene encoding 50S ribosomal protein L19, with amino-acid sequence MQQLIQDITKEQLRTDHPNFRAGDTVKVHVKVVEGNRERIQVFEGVVIKRQNGGISETFTVRKISYGVGVERTFPMHSPRIAKIERSRRGKVRRAKLYYLRNLRGKAARIKEII; translated from the coding sequence ATGCAACAGCTAATTCAAGACATTACAAAAGAACAGCTTCGTACAGATCACCCTAACTTCCGCGCAGGTGACACAGTTAAAGTGCACGTGAAGGTTGTAGAGGGTAACCGTGAACGTATTCAGGTGTTCGAAGGTGTCGTAATTAAACGTCAGAATGGTGGCATCAGCGAAACATTTACTGTACGTAAGATCTCTTACGGCGTTGGTGTTGAACGTACATTCCCGATGCACTCTCCACGAATTGCTAAAATAGAGCGTTCCCGTCGCGGTAAAGTTCGTCGCGCGAAGCTTTATTATCTACGTAATCTGCGTGGTAAAGCAGCACGTATTAAAGAAATCATTTAA